Sequence from the Psilocybe cubensis strain MGC-MH-2018 chromosome 10, whole genome shotgun sequence genome:
CCAGTTCCTCTTCGGTCAACGGTATTTTGAAAGCAGGTTTGGGAGGAGATGCGATACGGCGTGGTTGCCTGATTCGTTTGGGCTTACGGGGGCTCTCCCACAATTAATTCGTGGTGcaggtgagttttttttttagcGATTTTTAGAATTTTTTGAGTTGGCTGGGAGATGCTGATTAGAGTTtgtgatttgatttgattaGGGATGAGTTATTTTTTTACGCAGAAGCTTTCATGGTACGCTTCATTCACTCCAACTTCTCTTGGTTGATCCAATACTGATACTGATGGTCGGTGTTTTCTAGGAATAACATGTTagattttttgttttgtttttgtacTAATGAATATCCTTACTGACTGGATCGGTTAATCTTGTAGCAATGTCTTCCCTCACTCCACGTTCAACTGGGTGGGTATTGATGGTACGCAGGTTCTGTGCCATATGACTCCTGGTAAGAGACACCATTCCACTTTCTTTCAAGTCATTATTCTGATATTTCGGTTTTTATAAGTCGATACGTACACCGCACAAGCTACAGTCGGTGATGTGAACAAGGGAATCACAAACCACAAGGTACATCTTCTACTATCGAGGGAAAATTTACTTTTTCTGTAGTGCTCAATCTGATTACTCGTGTAGAATCTGGAATCGTCCGATAAGGCCTTGTTGGTCTTTGGAAATGGAGATGGTGGAGGAGGTCCCCTAGCCAAGATGTTAGAAAACGTACGTAGTTTCTATCCAccattctttcctttcctctgTTTATCAGTAGTGATTTCTAACGGTATGTTTATTATATTATTAGTTGCGTCGTATGCGGGCAGTTACCAATACCCATCGCGAGCTGCCACCCGTCAACATGGGACATTCTGTCGACGAGTTCTTCCAGCACATAGAGAAAGAGACGAATGAAGGCAAAATCTTGCCCAATTGGTACGTCTTTTGTTATCGATAGCCCTTTGAACAGTCTGTTAAGATTGGGGTGTAGGCATGGAGAACTGTATCTTGAGGTGAGGTTAAAAATGACTCGCTGGTTTTGCATCATTTTTGCACTTGGCACTTGATTAATGAggcttttttcttctttagTTCCATCGTGGGACGTATACTTCGCATGGTTCTATTAAGAAGGGGAATAGACACTCTGAGATCCTCCTTCGTGATGTTGAGGTATGtttattttgatttttgacgTATAAATATAACTTGCATTCATACATTTATGATTGTTCGCACTAGCAAATTGCAACACTGGCGTCGTTGTACAAACATAGCAAGAATAACTATGTTTATCCGAAGGATAAGGTTGATGAATCTTGGGAAAAGGTTTTGTTGAATCAATGTATGATTTACTTTACTTCTTCAGTGTATTTTTTGCTGACATCTGGTAACTCGTTTTTAGTCCATGATGGTAATGTTGATTAGTTTTACAAGAAGAGCCATAACCCCCTGACAtttattccatttttcttAGTTCTTCCAGGGTCTTCCATGTAAGTCGAATTTATAAGATTCAAAACAGCGCTCATTCTCATTCAATATTACAGCGGCATGGTCTACGAAGACGCCGAGAAGCTCTACGCAGAAGTCAAGAAAGACGGCGAAGCCTTGCTCGAAGAAGCCTTCTCCGTTCTGTTCCCAAATTCTGTTCCTCTCACCCCTTCCACCCGATCCAAAGCACTCGCAGGGTCCAGCAAGATCGTAGCGTACAATACCACCTTCTTCCCGCGGTGGGATATCGTCAAGATTCCTCTGGCGAAAGCGGGCCCGTCGTTGAAGGCGCAGATTTTACAGGCGTCGGATGATGGGCGCGAAGGGTACGCTATTATGCATTGTGCGAATGGAGCAGGCGCGGGGGAGTTGAAGCATCCTTCTAATGCGCTGCATGCTCATCTTAAACCGGTATCAGGTATGTTAATGTTAAATCTTTTCTAGAACTGTTATTGCTTTGCCGAGGAAGACTGAGATTTTGTTTTTATGTGCAGTTTATACTAATGGATCTGATCATTTCGTGCTTCGTAATGCGAGTGTACAACTTACTATTTCAAAGGGACGTATCAGCAGTCTAGTTGACGTCAAGCTCAAGTAATTATTTTGTTTTATTGCTCTAAAGGGGACTGGGCGCTTATGTTTATTACGCAGCCGCGAATTAATTGCGGAAGGGCAAACTGGGGGATTAATCATCTTCCAAGATCGTCCGAACTACTGGGATGCTTGGGGTATGTCGATCATGTTGACCTGTTGTCTCATGCCTTGAAAGCATGTCTAATTAATTGCCTTATAGATGTTGAAATTCACCATCTGGAAACTGCCCAACCACTCGAGTTCTCCAACGTTTCTGTTGTATCCCAGGGACCTCTTCGTGCGGCTGTTCGCGCGGAGGTGAAGTATGGTCAGAGCACAATCACGGTGACGATTTCACTCGATGCTACCACTGGTGAGAACTTGCTATGATTCTTGTTTATTCCTTTGTCTAACACCCCTATGTAGCCACTATCAAAGAGAACTCTCGATCCCTTTTCAACTTTGATGCTATAGTTGACTGGCGTCAACGTCATGAATTCCTCAAATGTGAGGTTCACTATCATCAATTGTTGATGTAATactgactttgatttgaatttgaataaGTCGAATTGCCTCTTAATATCCACAGCGATAATGCTACGTATGAGACCCAGTTTGGGTATGTTCAAAGACCCACTCATAAGAACACGACTTGGGATATTGCCAAGGTACACATCTTGGTTTTTGAGTTGGGGCATCTACTAATCATGTCTCGCGCAGTTTGAGGTCTGCGGTCATAAGGTCTGTTTCAACGcgaatttgaatttgaccTGTAGAAATACTGACACTTCTGTTCAAGTATGCTGATCTTAGCGAGTTTGGATATGGTGTAGCGATCCTTTCAGAGTCAAAGTATGGTTTCTCGTGCCAAGGAAATGTTCTGAGaatttctcttcttcgttcCTCTACTGCCCCAGACGCCGAGCAGGATCAAGGTTTGTAGTGCGATATCATGTTAACAAAGGTGATGATTTAAGTTTTTATAAATACAGGGGAGCATCATTTCTCGTGGGCTGTGATGCCTCATGAAGGACACTTCTTGGAATCAGATGTTCCAATCGCTGGTTATCTGTATAACTCGCCCTTAAGAGGTAAGAGGAAACTTTGTAATCATCCTTTCTAGTATGATTTGATCGTGTCCTCCAGTCCGCTGCTTGCCTCCGGGTGCACCTGACATCGTTTCATCCCTAAAGTCTCCGTTCGTAGTCCAAGGCGCGCGCAATGTCTTCCTAGAGACCGTCAAACGCGGGGAAAACGATACCTTTGACAACATCGTCGATTTTGAAGCTAAAGATTCAGATGCGACCACTACCGTCGTTCTGAGGCTGTATGAAGCGTTTGGCGGGCATGCGCaggttaaattgggcatttCGAGCCATTTGCCTGTTGTCAAAGCTTTCACGACCAACTTGCTAGAGGATAATGACGAGGAGCTGTATCTTCTCCGGGCGGAGGAGGACAAGGCGAAGGAAGAGAACGTGGGGACTTGTCTTTCGCTCAGTTTTAGGAGGTTTGAGGTCAAGACGGTTAAATTGGTACTTGGTGCGCTGCCTCCTAGTCCATTATCCCATAAAAGAGTGTCAGTCCTTCCTCTCTAATCTATTGGCTTTAGCTCATTTGTTTCCCTGATTCGATTCCAACAGATCTAAGCGGTCTAGCTGGGTGAATGTTGATCAAGCGCAGTTGTTGACGCTTTGAAAGTTTGAAAGAATTCTTTTAACTATATATAAAGTTGGCTTTTACTTCATAGATTCCTAATGTGGTCCAATGAAGACAGGTTGGGTGGGAGGAAGCCATACATGAAAGCGTCAAATTAAATATTGTCAGGTCTCACATCACCTCACCTCACCTTGTCTTATTTTCTAGTAACTCCTCTGTGTATCTGTACATATATCCTATTTAAACCATGAGCATGGTTTTCCATCCCTCACCATTTTTGTCTCTTTCACTTCACTCGTCACGCGTCAAGCTTCAAGGGTAAATGTCAGGTCTCAGATCTCACTAGTCACTTGCCATCATGTTCTTTCATTATATACTATCTTTCCGTACTTCTGTAGATCATATATTTAATACCTTGCAATTGTGCCTCGTTCGGTTCCCTCCGCTCGAGTCTCGAGTCTCGCTCACTGATCACTGATTTTTACTCCCACCCTGCGAGTCCTctcccttttccttttcctttttttgccAGTGTTTGGTACAGCCACTGTTGACGTTGACTCCCCCCTTCGGTTTCCACGTGTTTTGACCCAAACGCTCAGGCCTCAGGCCTCAGGCCTTTGGCGGCCCTTCTCTCCTCGCGAGGGAGCGTCGCCGTTTTTCGCGTCGGTCCTCTCATCGACGCTGGTACGTGATCCTCTCATATATACAAAGTCTTTCAAGCCCTACGCACCCACGGAATATCGTGAACTACTGCGTATATtctgttttcttttccatctttcatttttcttccttaCAAATACAATGAGAAAAGTACCACCGAGCGCCCAATATCAATATTTTATCTGTAGAATACTCGTGTAATTTGTATGCTTTCTCGAGAGTCGGATATGTGGCTCTCTCTGCCCTCCTCAACCCTCCTGCACCTCCTGCACCCTCCCTGGCCTTGCCAACTACATTCTGCCCCTCTCTCTGTCCTCTCCAGCCAGGTTTTAGCCCTTTTGTATCCTCGCCATCATCGTCAAGCTTGGTCCACATGCGGTCTCGGTGCGTCGGGTAGTGCAGTGGTAACGTTAGTCATTGTAAAGTAAAACTTGGCACTTATACCATTCTACTGCTCGCCCTGATGtcccaccctcctctccctttttcTTATGATTTTTGCAATGTTTCGTACAGCCACCGTTGGCTCCCTTTTGTCTTCCACGTGAGTTGTCCCAAACACTCAAACCTGCAGGCCTTGCCTCCCCCCTCTCGAGTCGCATTGCTTCATATCTGTTCTCTCGTCGACTGTCGACAGCTAATCGCGTGACTCTTTCCTTTGGTCTTTTCAGACCTCCCGCCAAAGCCCTACACACCCCCAGGATATCGTACACACCGCCTATTCTGCTCCTCAAGGGCGTTCGTCGAACACTCTCAAATTTCTCCTCGCTTTTAAATCTTTTCTGTcccaccccaccccaccctcctctcccttctCCCTTcttaaatatttttttttcagtgTTTGGTACAGCCACCGTTGGCTCCCTGGACCCTTTTGGTTTCCCTTCCACCTGGTTTGACCCAAACATTCAATATTCATATTCAGGCCTTTGGTATCTcatctctcctctcctctccatcctctcGCATCGCGCTGTGTCGCGTCGTTCCTCTCGTCGACTCGGACAGCTCTTACCCCCAGGATATCGTACACACCGCCTATTCTGTTCCTTCCAATTTCTATGCCTAACATTACCCTCTTCCTCTACCTTCCTCGTCTCCTTGTTGATTAAATCTTCACAGAAATTAGACTGTGCCATAATATATTTTATTGTCAGCTCTGATGGACATTCGACTTGCGTGACCTGAACCCAAAGGCACTGAATGCTAGCCGCTAGGCCTTTCTTGACAACACACACAGTCCAGTCAAGTATTAGAGTAAGTACAAGTAATCCCTGATACTGAATACtaacaagaaaaacaaaaaagaaatagaaactGCGAAAAAATCTCAATCTCGGCGTTTGTCCGACTTGTTCCCCGATAGCTCGTTAAGCTCCGTAGCGAGCCGGTCGTATTCGGCATGATTCTGCGCAGCCTGTTTCTTCAGGATATCTAACCACCAAAGTAAATAAATAGGCAATATTTACAGATTTCAGGGGCACATACCATAATCGCGAACTTTAGCCCTTGCTTCAGCGAGCTCTTTTTTCAGTGCGGCGATCTCGCTGGCTTGATCCTTTGTCGCGGGAGCCTTCGAAGCCTATGCCACGTTTAATCGACCGCAGAAAGCagacacacaaaaaaaaacgcaagCACCTTTAGTTTGATGTACTCTTCCTGTGTATGCAAGAGATCGAGGATGATGTAGAACGTGCGCGTGAGGACAAgtgagaggaagaggcagaagCCCGTCAGGTAGACGTTACGCTGGGCGCTGGGCGAGTGTCAGTTTTATGTTAGAGCTAAAGGTAATGTCATGAACTTACTAGAACTTTCTGGCTGCGATACCCGTGTCGGTACGGATATCCTGTACAACGCCTTGTCTATGCTTCGCCATATCCGACTCGGCTGTAACGCGGAACATGCGCTGTACGGCGTCCGCGAACAAAATTGCAACGAAACTGGTATAAACCCTTCAGTCAATAGTTTACACGGTCGATATCTGATGAGACCCACATGAAAGAGATTTTGAGTCCATACGCGATTTTGGCTACGATTTTGGATTcggagaggaaggagaagacgTTTTTCTTCACGGTGTATGGGAGCGGTGCGACGAGGACGCAGAATGTCACCATCTACGTTGTGTTGTGCAGTGTGTAAGCTCTTtgcaccatcaccaccaatAGCCCACCAGTCCACTTACCTCTGCCGCCAACAACAAAAACGTGAGTGAATAGCTATCCATTCAGTGCGAAACAAAAACATTATCAGCAAGATACAAGGATAACCAGAAGCGAAACGCGTACTAGATCGTCATGCTGAGCTCGAGCTGGGTATATCTCAAGCTAACAGGTGAATTTGAAGGAAAAACGAGGATGCTGCGCGATGCTGTACGACTACGTGGAGGTTAAAAGGCACAGCGAGCGCGAACCGTACCGTGACGCCAGACCAGGCTGACGTCACGGCTCCATTGACATGAATCGAACCGaaccacccgcacccgcagaGCTGCAAATTCAAGCGAGCCGGCTCACGGCACCCCGTGACGGTGACGCGTCCCACCAGCCTCGTAATCAGCACACTGACTGGCAGGGAGGGTCAAATCAAAAGCGCGTCCGAGCATTATATTAGCCACTTATCCACTCTTATCcaaaaccaccaccaccaccaccaccaccaagccACCAACCCACCTCAAAAAACAGAATCAATCAACGAACAGAACCAATCATCACTCAATCAAAGCAAAGCACAATGTCGCCCATAGATGTGCATATCAAGCATAACGGCAAGACCTACGACATCAAGCTCGACCCCGATCTGCCACCGGCCGTCTTCAAAGACACTATATACAGTCTCACGGGCGTTCCTGTGGATCGGATGAAGGTCATGGTCAAAGGCGGTGTTTTGAAGGTGCGCATATCGTTTCTCTGGACGCATACACTTTCTTGGTGGATCGTCCACTTTTCTCGCCTCGTATTGATCGTTTGTTTACTCTTTTCGCCTTTCTTTCGACAGGACGACTCGTCATGGAAGAAAATCGGCCCGAAAGAGGTGAGTTGTTTGCCTCTAGATGGTCATACAACGACTATAATATACCCAACGAATGTATTCTATTCAGGGCCAAACTTTCATGGTAATCGGTGCAGCCGGAGAGCTACCAAAGGCCCCTCCGAAACCAATCGTGTTCTTAGAAGGTATGCATGCGGAAATTAGCACTAGGGAGACAAAAAAATGCGGCCAAACTCAACAGACttttgatatgatatgatatagATATGGACGATTCTGAATTAGCGGAAGCTGTGAGCTCATTATCTCTATTTCCTACTGTTTTTTGTGCTCATGCTTATCAAACAGCTTGCTAAACCTGTTGGATTAACCAAGTCAGTATCTATCCACACACACGATCCTCCCACTCCGTTCTGCGCGACGCCATGCTAACAGTATCCTTCCATCCACAGCCTCGGTAACACCTGCTACATGAACGCTACCGTACAAGCACTCCGCGCCGTCCCCGAGCTCCAAGCCGCTCTCGAAGCGTAagtcttccttccttccttccacACCCAGATCTCCCAAACTCTCTTTctcacaaaaccaaaaaaaaccctCAGACCCTCATTACAATCCGACACACCGCTCCCCGGCGCACTACGCGACCTGTACCGCAACATGGCTCAAACAGCCGACACAGTCACACCTTTTAAATTTTTGCAAGTGCTACGGGAAGTCAGTTCTAATTCATTTTCGTATAGCAAAAAATTCCTCGATCTCTGATAAATTCTTCTACCTCCACCTTTACCTTAGACCAATCGTCAATTTGCCGAGATGGACAGAAGCGAAAAAAGGGCTGGAGATTTGATGATGGGAAGACAGGTATATGCTCAACAAGGTACGTTAACAGTTATAACTGCTTTCCCTTTATGTAACACTACTGACCATGGGCCCTTTAATCAATTCATCGTAATGTAATGTAATGTAACAGACGCTGAAGAGTGCTACGGCGCGATCGTCCACAGCCTGCGAAACCTCCCCGGACTGAATGCACAAGGTAAAACGACTGCCACGGGCGCAGAAGCATCTGTCAACCGCTCGAAATTCGTCGAGCAGTATTTCATGGGTAAATTGCGTCGAGAGTGAGTCtactttgttttcttttttcagtAAAATATACCCTTTCCTTTACTATCAACTAACAACGATGAAAGGTTGAAAtgcaaagaagaaggcgCAGAAAACGAGCCTCCGACAGTGTCCACTGAGAACGTGCTGAAAATCGAATGCAACATATCGATAAAGACCAATTTCATGCTCTCTGGTATTATGTCGGTACGTTCAAGTTCAATACACGTTACAACTTGCAAATGTTCAACTACTAACTATGTCGGTTATAGTCATTGGACACAGAACTCGAAAAGAACTCTCCCTCGCTGAACAGAACCGCGGTATACACGCAGACCTCCCGGCTCACGAGGCTGCCTACATACCTGACCGTACACATGGTCCGCTTCGCCTGGCGCGCAGATATCTCAAAGAAAGCCAAGATCATGGTGCGCACCTTGATCCTCCTCTACTTACCCACTAGAATCGAATCTCATTTCTAATTACCGCAACCCATTCTTTCTACATTTGCCTTTCACAGCGCCAAGTCAAGTTCCCACAAGAATTCGACGCGCTGGATATCGTCACCAAGGATCTGCAGGAGAAACTCCTCCCTGCGAGCcggaagatgaaggagattGAGAAAGATAGACGCGAGCGCCGTAAAGTCCGCGCGAGGACTAAGCAGTTGGCCGCTGGTAgcgcccccgcccccgcccccgcctcTGGcccttcctcgtcctcgtcttcggCCACCCCGGCACCTGCCTCGGgtgatgtcgagatggcggACGCGTCGGCTGCAGCAGGTGCGGAAGAGggtaaaggaaaagaaacggCTGTGCGGGACGGCGAGCTGGAGGACGAGTCGGTGTATAGGAAGCGCGAGGCTGAGGAACTTGCTCAGCTGATCAATGAAGATATCAAGAACGATATCGGCGCGAGTACGACGGGGCTTTACGAGCTCGTCGGTGAGTCTCTGTCTACTTACCTCGTGTATCTGTGCAAACGGAagaattttttttgctgatgtTTTTGGatgtttctttcctttttttccaGCTATTGTCACGCACAAGGGTGCAGCGGCCGATGCCGGGCATTACATGGGGTACGTCAAGAAGAGCGTGTTCAACGCGTacacgaagaaaaagaaagtcgAGGCTGCGCCTGCTCCTTCCGAGTCCGCCGAGGGCGCCGCGCCTGCCCAGCCATCCGAAGCCGAGCTGACGGCTGAGCTGGACGCACAGGAGGGCGACGAGGATTGGTACAAgttcgacgacgacaaggtGTCTGTGTTCCCGCAGGAGAAACTTGCTACATTGGAtggcggaggagaggatTCGAGTGCGTATGTGCTGTTGTATAGGAGTAAGAATGCGGCGTGAGCACTTGGGGCTGAGGACAAGGGagttgctgctgctactgctgttttttgttgtttttcatTAAGTGAGAAGTTGTCATACACATATTATATCTCGAGAAAACGGAGATTGTTGTACAGGTTGTTGGGTTGTCAGATAGAAAAGCTAGATGCATTGTGTGCTGTGTATATTCCATCCATATGTGTAGTTGGTTGTGCAGCAATACGtgaaaaaaatggaaatggggTGGTACTTCTGCAGTCGCTATGAGACTTTAGCTTTAGGCCGTGGTGCTGGATTGGCGTTCAAACGGCTGGCTGTTTTTGTCGCTACTCGGAACAGCCAGAAACAACATGCGAGGATTGTCAGTGCCGTCACAGGTTCTACGAAGGCGAGGTCCTGTGTATTCCCAACAGGGAGATATAAAACAGAGGCCGTCTCTGAGAAATCACTGTGCGGAGGGATAGCGACGAGCATGTTGTCCGGAGGCAACACAGACGCAACTCGTGAAGGAAGCGAGAGCGCTCCGTCGTTcccttctttgcttttcgtGTTCCCTTTCCAGGACGATACTTGTGCTATGGAAAGTAGCTTTCAGATGTATGGTATACGTTAGGTGGAAGGGAACGTAGACTTTACTTGAGCGCGGACAACTTAGGAATCCCTGTGGCCAGTCGACGTGTATGCGTTCATGCCCATGCGTTCCCTCATTTCcagatgacgaagacgaagaattcGGAACTCCATAGCGCAAATGCATAGGCACCTCAAGGTACACATCTAACCCGTTCTCTCCATCCTCACGACCCGCGTCCGTGTCTCCATCAACAAAAGGCAGCGGTACAGTGAGCAGCAAATCGGCGCCCTCATCAGGCAGGGCATGCACAGGTTTCTCCAGATCACGGCTCCCCCAGTGCCTGAACTCATACGACGCGCTACGCTGCGCGAGCTCGTGCGTGTCGACGAATACCAGCGGCGGCAGCGCGAAGTGCAGGTGCAGTGTGCATTCGTCGTAGGATTCGCGTTCAAGTCCTGGGAGGTGAATTGTGGTTTTGGATATGGGGTGAAAGCCTTTGGAAGGTCCCAGGTCGGAAGTGAGATATGACATTGTGTACGGTCAAGTTAAGACCTTGTGCGTTGTCGCaatgtcgtcgtcgtcgtcgatgtcAGCGTTGAAAGCGACGAGCTGCAACCTGGCATTAACATCACGTGCCGTATTGCCTCCGAAACTTTCACCGGTCCCGCTTTCAAGAACGTCTTGGCGCTTCTTTCCACCCACCACTGAGAGCCCACTCAGCCTGCTCTCAATAGAAATCTTACACAAGGTGCTCttccaaaaaaaatttcccaGTGCGACTGTGCAACCTGTGAAACTACTAAATGATGTTTCTGTCAGCGATATTACAGGTTGCGACTCGCCAAATCATCAGGCTTGAGAATGTCAAAACTCCCTCGACGGACCGCAGTTGGACAGACATTCAGATCAAATCGCGGGAATGCTCTAGATGTTTCTCTGACTGACATAGGTGTATTACGCACGTCGGCGAGCTCGAAGGAGTAGCAGCGATGCTTTCCGAGCTTGTATCGGGGCGTAGCTGATTTGTTCCTACATAGCACATGGCGCATTGCATCGACTCCCATCGAATACGGATGGTCCTTGGGGTTGACAGTCCTCATCAACTGTCAAATAATAGACTCTGCGTTCAGTTTTCACTGCTGAGCGCTGACATTGATCGGAATGAGTTGACACGAGTCATCGCTCTCAAGGTTGTTTCCATACACATACGAGGGACCAATAACCGGTATCATTTGACCTATCGAACATAAGGTATTCTTTCACATCCATGGTGTTTGAAGTGTCAAAAACTCTATTGCCATGGTATACACGCCCACGTACGTACCAGTCTTGATATGTACAATGCAGCGTTTAATTATATTACAAAATACCCTTGGTTTTCAGGAATATCTTCATAGGCTCACAGCGCACCTGCGATGCCCGAGCACGGCCCATTATGTTCCCGGTCTCCCGAGCATGGGCCGTGGAATGTCGAAAGCGCGGTTGTTACGATTCATCGGTACATACAGTGCGCAAAAGGCGGCTTTGACTCGACCCTTATTTGGGTATAACCGTCTTTATCATTTGGCTTGACATAGTTGGTGGATCCGGGCTGGGAAATATTCACATACCGGCACCAACCGCCCTGGGCATCACGCCGCGagacgcgacgcgtctcaGAAGAGTTTATGTCTGCATTATTATCAATTCCTCGACTGTAGCGCTGGTATACACCCCTTCCTTATCGGGTTTCGATGGTGCGTGATCAAGTACATTGACGTACGAGTGAATTTCTGAAATATTTTTACGCTGCAATTACTTAGTGACTACGCGCTACGCTGGACTCAACGCAAGAATGTGCCGTTTAGGTTCGTCCACTCCACAAAGttattttttcatcttcaccttACCCCATTGCTTTGCGAAGGGATACACTGCGATGATCTGATGATGTCCTGATTTCTGACAACCACTTCTCATTACTCAATAGCCTGAGTTCGAGTACATATAAAAGATGCTCATAGCTTGCCCAGATTTCTTCAGAGTTCTCAGTGATTCGAATTCTTAATCACCTCTATTACAGTTCTTCAATCAAAACATAAATGGCTTTCACGCGTCTCGCTGGTATCATTGCGATTGCACTCGCGTCATCCCATTCTGCATACGCCGCCACAACTGGTGCAAAACCAGTTACATGCTCGACAGGTCAGGTTACCGCTAATGCCGCCTGCTGTGGTAAGTTTCTATTTTGCCAATATTGCTGCCTGTACAGTCTCTCATTCTTGCACTCTGCCTGCACACAGCTCTGTTCCCTGTCGTCAGCCTGATGCAGTCTCAGCTGTTCGACAATGGTGAGTGCGGAGAGGGCGCACACTCCGCCCTTCGTCTGTCTTTCCATGATGCTATTGGCTTTTCCATTCACGGTGCGTATCCCTTTttttgaaagcaaaaaattCTGGCGCCTAACTCATCTGTCGACTGTCATGTTACAGGCGGAAAGTATGTGGCGTATTGACGCAACTTGCTTGGATCAATTGACTCAAACAAACTAATCGAACAGGGGAGGAGGTGCCGATGGATCCATTCTCCAATTCGGGGACGTCGAAACTCAGTTTCACGCTAACGGAGGGTAAGGATCACATTCCTTTGCCTTACTATTGCTTCTCGTATCCTGTTACTGAATATGAACACGTTAAAGTATTGATGAGATCGTCGACGACCAGACGCCTGTCTGGCAGCAGACCAACTTGACCGCCGGAGACTTGTAAGCTACCCCCCTCTCGGCCTAAACTGTCAGAAACAGTTTGACTAAGTCATCTTCGCCTCGTAGCCTACACctcgccgccgccgtcggTACAGCGAACTGTCCTGGAGCACCTCGTCTGCAGTTTATGCTTGGACGCCCTGCGCCAGTTGCTCCCGCTCCTGATCTCACTATCCCCGAGCCCACTGACAGTGTTACGTCGATTTTGGCGCGCTTTGCTGATGCCGGATTCTCACCCAGGGAGGCTGTCGCTCTCCTGACCTCTCACACTATCGCTGCAGCCGTAGGTGATTCAGGTAAACAAACAAGTCAAATGCTAACATACTCCAAAATAGGATGTTGTTGATCCTGCCATTCCAAGAACTCCCTTTGACTCGTGAGTATATTTGGATCATGTGCATATGTCATTGTCCCAAGGAAACTGATTACACAAACATGCCACAGAACCTCTGCGACTTTGTACGTCATACACCAGACAGAAAATCGGCATTGGTGACT
This genomic interval carries:
- a CDS encoding Versatile peroxidase VPS1, coding for MAFTRLAGIIAIALASSHSAYAATTGAKPVTCSTGQVTANAACCALFPVVSLMQSQLFDNGECGEGAHSALRLSFHDAIGFSIHGGKGGGADGSILQFGDVETQFHANGGIDEIVDDQTPVWQQTNLTAGDFLHLAAAVGTANCPGAPRLQFMLGRPAPVAPAPDLTIPEPTDSVTSILARFADAGFSPREAVALLTSHTIAAADVVDPAIPRTPFDSTSATFDSQIFLEVLLKGRLFPGPNNSSQPGEVLSPLAGEMRLQSDFVISQDSRTACFWQQMINNQQLMISQFKAAMAKLQLLGQNTAHLIDCSDVVPIPRSFTQAIKYPASFSQADVQIACPQLPFPSLATVAGPAPTVAPV